The Salvelinus namaycush isolate Seneca chromosome 8, SaNama_1.0, whole genome shotgun sequence genome has a segment encoding these proteins:
- the LOC120052337 gene encoding eukaryotic translation initiation factor 3 subunit J-A-like isoform X1, with the protein MAEGDSWDADTFDPDEPAIGAKKAVVADKWEGEDEDEDIKDNWDDEEEELKNAEEKKAAETKLSEKKKLAEKIKERESLQKKKQEELRKRLEESNETELTPEEELAEKLQEEETELKPEEELAEKLQEETGLLLAQDAFGVVNNVKGIDAVSPSSKDDFTDFEKLLKDKITPFESSIHYSGFLESLFRDLCLSLEVEDLKKVSNSLTVLLSEKQKQEKQLNKGKKKKKGVVAAGGMKAKMKDDLADYGEFDGGYAQDYEDFM; encoded by the exons ATGGCGGAGGGAGATTCATGGG ATGCTGACACTTTCGATCCGGACGAGCCCGCAATCGGGGCCAAGAAGGCTGTTGTGGCAGACAAATGGGAAGgcgaggatgaggatgaggatatCAAG GATAACTgggatgatgaagaggaggaattgAAGAACGCAGAAGAGAAAAAAGCAG CAGAGACAAAACTTTCAGAAAAGAAGAAATTAGCTGAAAAAATCAAAGAAAGGGAaagtttacaaaaaaaaaaacaagaagaGTTGAGAAAGAGG TTAGAGGAATCTAATGAGACAGAACTCACACCAGAGGAGGAGCTAGCAGAGAAACTACAGGAAGAGGAAACGGAACTAAAACCAGAGGAGGAGCTAGCAGAGAAACTACAGGAAGAGACTGGTCTTCTACTGGCTCAGGATGCTTTTG GTGTCGTCAACAATGTAAAAGGAATTGACGCTGTAAGCCCCTCTTCTAAAGATGACTTTACAGATtttgaaaagttgctaaaagaCAAGATAACACCTTTTGAGAGTTCCATACACTATTCCGGCTTCCTAGAGTCCTTGTTTCGAGACCTCTGTCTCTCAT TGGAGGTAGAAGACTTAAAAAAGGTCAGCAACTCCCTTACAGTATTACTAAGTGAGAAACAGAAACAGGAAAAG CAGCTGAATAAaggaaagaagaaaaagaaaggcGTGGTTGCTGCCGGAGGGATGAAGGCCAAGATGAAGGATGACCTAGCGGACTACGGCGAGTTCGATGGAGGTTACGCACAAGACTACGAGGACTTCATGTGA
- the LOC120052337 gene encoding eukaryotic translation initiation factor 3 subunit J-A-like isoform X2, whose protein sequence is MAEGDSWDADTFDPDEPAIGAKKAVVADKWEGEDEDEDIKDNWDDEEEELKNAEEKKAAETKLSEKKKLAEKIKERESLQKKKQEELRKRLEESNETELTPEEELAEKLQEEETELKPEEELAEKLQEETGLLLAQDAFGVVNNVKGIDAVSPSSKDDFTDFEKLLKDKITPFESSIHYSGFLESLFRDLCLSLEVEDLKKVSNSLTVLLSEKQKQEKLNKGKKKKKGVVAAGGMKAKMKDDLADYGEFDGGYAQDYEDFM, encoded by the exons ATGGCGGAGGGAGATTCATGGG ATGCTGACACTTTCGATCCGGACGAGCCCGCAATCGGGGCCAAGAAGGCTGTTGTGGCAGACAAATGGGAAGgcgaggatgaggatgaggatatCAAG GATAACTgggatgatgaagaggaggaattgAAGAACGCAGAAGAGAAAAAAGCAG CAGAGACAAAACTTTCAGAAAAGAAGAAATTAGCTGAAAAAATCAAAGAAAGGGAaagtttacaaaaaaaaaaacaagaagaGTTGAGAAAGAGG TTAGAGGAATCTAATGAGACAGAACTCACACCAGAGGAGGAGCTAGCAGAGAAACTACAGGAAGAGGAAACGGAACTAAAACCAGAGGAGGAGCTAGCAGAGAAACTACAGGAAGAGACTGGTCTTCTACTGGCTCAGGATGCTTTTG GTGTCGTCAACAATGTAAAAGGAATTGACGCTGTAAGCCCCTCTTCTAAAGATGACTTTACAGATtttgaaaagttgctaaaagaCAAGATAACACCTTTTGAGAGTTCCATACACTATTCCGGCTTCCTAGAGTCCTTGTTTCGAGACCTCTGTCTCTCAT TGGAGGTAGAAGACTTAAAAAAGGTCAGCAACTCCCTTACAGTATTACTAAGTGAGAAACAGAAACAGGAAAAG CTGAATAAaggaaagaagaaaaagaaaggcGTGGTTGCTGCCGGAGGGATGAAGGCCAAGATGAAGGATGACCTAGCGGACTACGGCGAGTTCGATGGAGGTTACGCACAAGACTACGAGGACTTCATGTGA
- the LOC120052337 gene encoding eukaryotic translation initiation factor 3 subunit J-A-like isoform X3 produces MEILSKIDHPEGLTDRDNWDDEEEELKNAEEKKAAETKLSEKKKLAEKIKERESLQKKKQEELRKRLEESNETELTPEEELAEKLQEEETELKPEEELAEKLQEETGLLLAQDAFGVVNNVKGIDAVSPSSKDDFTDFEKLLKDKITPFESSIHYSGFLESLFRDLCLSLEVEDLKKVSNSLTVLLSEKQKQEKQLNKGKKKKKGVVAAGGMKAKMKDDLADYGEFDGGYAQDYEDFM; encoded by the exons ATGGAAATTCTGTCTAAAATTGACCATCCGGAAGGACTAACCGATAGA GATAACTgggatgatgaagaggaggaattgAAGAACGCAGAAGAGAAAAAAGCAG CAGAGACAAAACTTTCAGAAAAGAAGAAATTAGCTGAAAAAATCAAAGAAAGGGAaagtttacaaaaaaaaaaacaagaagaGTTGAGAAAGAGG TTAGAGGAATCTAATGAGACAGAACTCACACCAGAGGAGGAGCTAGCAGAGAAACTACAGGAAGAGGAAACGGAACTAAAACCAGAGGAGGAGCTAGCAGAGAAACTACAGGAAGAGACTGGTCTTCTACTGGCTCAGGATGCTTTTG GTGTCGTCAACAATGTAAAAGGAATTGACGCTGTAAGCCCCTCTTCTAAAGATGACTTTACAGATtttgaaaagttgctaaaagaCAAGATAACACCTTTTGAGAGTTCCATACACTATTCCGGCTTCCTAGAGTCCTTGTTTCGAGACCTCTGTCTCTCAT TGGAGGTAGAAGACTTAAAAAAGGTCAGCAACTCCCTTACAGTATTACTAAGTGAGAAACAGAAACAGGAAAAG CAGCTGAATAAaggaaagaagaaaaagaaaggcGTGGTTGCTGCCGGAGGGATGAAGGCCAAGATGAAGGATGACCTAGCGGACTACGGCGAGTTCGATGGAGGTTACGCACAAGACTACGAGGACTTCATGTGA